The genomic DNA CACTGTGCTGGTTCTTCCTGTCTCAGAACCTTGATCGACAGTGAACCCCAGTCCTGCAggtcctccatgcattggatttgGCAAGGCTCTGGGACTGGGGGCTGGAAGCAAGAACTACAGCTGCTCCCTTCATGGTTGGGAGTGCTTTATTTTTATCTGGTCGCTTGTTTTCTTTCAAGTCACAAGGAATGATACATTGAAGCCCACTTTGGAAGTGGGGTGTCTCTGAAGTGCGGGCCTTCTTCAGGGGGTACTGCCCAATTCTCTTGGGGGTATCTGGGTGGCGAGCCATCTCATGGCCATGCAGTGTTGCATGAGATACCTGTGATGTCAGTTCTTCTGAGCCTTGTCTCAGAGGAACCGCCAGTTTGAGGCATTCTTATGAGTGCTAGACCTCTTCACATCCCCCAAAAATGTATGAACTAGTCCTATGCAGTTTCTCAGCCAAGCTCAGAGGGGAGAGAGTCGATGCTTTGGCACAGGTGTTAGAGGCCTGTGCCCTGTCGCCCCctttcccaggaagagtagatTAGCTGTGGGCAGGAGGAGGCCAGGGCAGCCCAGTTGCTCCCTGTAGTAAAGCTACTTATAGCTGTGCTGGGAGAGGGCTTAGAACTGCGGGCCTTTAACACACAGTCTGAGAAGCCCCAGATCACTCTCGCTCCAAAGGATCctccttgcttctgcctttgaTGTTGGTCTATAGTCCTTGGTATTTCTTGGCTTCTAGAAAGATGCCCAGTCACATGGCCCTTCTCCCTGTCTTCATGTGTGCTCCCACACTGGCCTGTATCCAATTGTTCCCCTTTCAGGAGGTTACCTGACTTGCCCTCCTTTAACCTAGCTGCCCTGAATCCCATCTCGGGATGAGTCACTTTCTGGGGTGCCACTGTTGCCACCCAAGGTCAGCATCTCTTGCTCAGGTGTACAGCTCAGCCTGGCAGCCtctcccaggggctgggctgcccttgaCTCCTCCCATCTCACTTGTTCCATCTGTTCTTGACCAGAACCGGGTGGTGGGTCGGCCTAAGGGCAAGTTGGGCCCGGCCTCAGCGGTGAAGTTGGCTGCCAACCGAACAACAGCAGGAGCTCGCAGGCGCCGGACGCGATGCCGCAAGTGCGAGGCCTGCCTGCGGACGGAGTGTGGAGAGTGCCACTTTTGCAAGGACATGAAGAAGTTCGGAGGTCCTGGGCGCATGAAGCAGAGCTGCATCATGCGGCAGTGCATCGCGGTGAGTGCACAGAAGGCACCGGCAGGGCCTGCGGGGCTCCGGCTCCCTGCTAGTCTGTCCTGCCCAGAGGGGCTCCATGGGATGAGGGGGTTTTAGGCGGTTCCCTTCCCAGCTACCCTTGGTTACACTTGGGCAGCCTTGCCGTGCTGCAGACTCCTGTGTGTTGTCTGGTGGTCTCTAAGTCTTCCCTGCCTGAAATAGCTGAGTACTTTGAAGTCCCCCTTATTAAAGGTCAGGGCAGCCTGTCTTGACTGTGACCCCATTACCAACATTTGTGATCCAGGGTCCTGggcccttccttcctgtcttcataATCAGCAGTTGGGTGGACAGTTAATTTGCCCTAGATGAGGAGAGCTGATATATGGCATGGTTGGGCTGGGCCCGTGGAAAACTCAGCCGGCAACTCCAGACACTCCGTGCTTCTTTGGCAATCTGACCGTCCTGGAGTTCAGCTTTAGTTCCCTCCTCCACACTCTTAGACTTTGCCCTCCCGGAGACACTGCTCCCTGAGGGCCCAGTGGTCTTCTTCCTGACCCCTTGAAAAGCTGGCTTAGCTGGAGTAACCAGATTCCCTCCATCCTGGTGAACTGGACCATGAGTCCAGCATGGTATTGGGTGAGTGAGCTCCTCCGTCATGAATGCAGcagcccaccccctcccccaaaacccCCCACCAACACACACCCAAGCCTTGAGCTTCGTCTCTTTCTCTCTGCGTTCATGCCACCTTGTTGTTGCTTTGGGTCAAAAAATACATACCATAAAATATAccaatatacatattttaagcaTATAGCATAGTGTTAATTCTATGCACAATCTGTGGCTGATCTAGAGGAcattttcatctttcttcattttcatttttgcttCAGGCAGAACTCTAGCCATTTTCCCAGTTCCTAGAAACCACTGTAACGTTTTCAGTTTCTGAGAGTTTAACCAGTGCAGAGAGCACGTTTATGAGAAATTAGACAGTGTTTGTCCTTGTAGGAGTtgtttatttcacttagcacaacATGCTCAAAGACACTTGTTACACCTGACAgaagtattttaatttaaaagttttgtATGCCGTTTGGTTATTGTGCCATGGCGTTGCTTTGTAACCCTGCTGGCCTTGACAAACACATGCAAGTCCTCTGCCTCGACCTCCTACCCGGCTAGTTTGTTAATCTTGGGTAATATTAGATATGTAATATCACTTTAGATAGATGCGTATCATACCTGTTTTGTTGTTCTCTGCGAATACTGGAATTGTCTCTACCTCTTGGCCTTTGTGAATAACACTGCAGTGAGCATGGATACCCAAGTGCCCTTCTGagatctggcctctgtgggcagcagTGGAACTGTTGGGTCGTAGTGATTCTGTTGTTAGTTTTTGAGGAATTTCCATAGTGGTTCCACCATTTCACAGTGCATGAGAAGTGCAGAGATTCTCCACAGCCTGGGCCACATCACTTCCTTGAGTTgtctgttctttgtttttaacataCCGCCCTAATCTGTATTGAGCATAGCGGACTGCTTATTTACTTGAATTGCCCGATGTATGATTGACACTTTGCCATGTGTTTGTTAGCCATTCGTATATCTTTCTTTCAAGTCCTTTGCACAGCTTCAAGTTGGATTTTTTGGTCTTTTGCTTTGATAAGTTGTaagaattctttatatatcctgCATATTGTTGCTcaaaatcaaactcaggctttTTGTTGAGATTCGAttactttgttttatgtttatgacTTTTGCCAACGTGTATATACACCATGTGCATGCAtcacatgagtgttttgcctgtgtgtgtgtccccgtcTGTccaactgaagttacagacagttgtgaggtaCCAAGTAAatggtactaggaattgaacctgcatCATGCCTTTAATTAATCTCAGTgttcaggaagcagacagatctctttgagttcaaggccaacctggtctacaaaagaGTTCCAGGCTAGGGAGGACTGATAGAGACCcagctttaaaaaattttaagaaatcatCTTTCATCTGAAATTGTGAAGTATCAGACATCagatatatatattcaaacaaccTGAAGAAAGTGATTATTCTATAAAGGTGTGGGATGAGGAAGCAGCTGCCACTTGGGTATTTGGGAAAACAAAGACAACTCAACTGAAATCCAAGGAAAAGATGGGTGCTGGGCAAGAAAAGGCAGAGGGGAGCAAAGTCAAGGAGCTGCGCAAGGAAGCTGTCAGCCAGGTGGGCCAGGGCATCTAACACAAGGAGCTTGGCTTGGTATGAATTGAGTAGACCAGACTTGGTGGGAACAGCCCATGGAAGCCATGGTCTGAGGTTGACTCTGAGGCAACCGATGTGATCCTGGATGGAGATGAGATTGGGCAGCAAGGAggatgtctatgtctgtgtatgaaGCTACTACATACACACGGGAAAAGGGAGCAGGGAATGTGGGTCACATATGGGTAAAGGttagaggctgagacaggaagattgacAGTGTGAGGCCTGCCTGTTCTGAATGCAGCAATTGCcaaatcagcctgggctacagaacgcAATATGTTTTTGGGGAAAAAAGCATTTAGCCAATTCAGGAAGCTATGTGTCCATAGAGAAAGCAAGGAGACACAAGAGTCTCTTTCTCCTAACAAGACTGCACAAGGAGGTGCCTAGCCGGGCAcctacagagagaaagacagcatTCTACACaggttttctctgtcttttctacCTGGGCAGATCGTCACAGGTCTTCCGGTGTGGGAAGTCTAGGAGCCACTGTGTTCGTTCCGACAGCAGTTTCCACGGACAGGTTCCTGAAAGTGTGCCTTGTTTTTGAGACTCCCTGTTTTAGTCTCCCTGTAGAGcgttggctggcctcaaactcattgagacccacctgcctctgagtgctgggaataaaggtgtttGTTACTATAGCTAGCCTCTCGTAAACTTATCTGTGGAATGTTTGTGTCCCAGATTATTTTGAGGCCCTTGTGAAGCACTTTGACTAAGACTGATGGTGCTTCTCCCCCGTATAGTAGGCACTAATTGGCACAAGAAGGCTGAAGAGCTAAGTTGACCCCTGGCCTCACTGTGTATCATTCATAGCAATTTTCAAATTACATGGTCTTAAGAAAAGTCATATTAATCTAATGATGTATTTGAAATTACAATTGAGAAATTAAAAAAGGTTTaggttcattttaaaaataagtatgttCACAAATGACATTTTTATGAGAGCCAactctatatttttaaaaataaaagtaattagtAAGGGGAAAGTGGCATTATCTCATGTTTCTGTAAATCTCTTGTATCTGACTCACTAGGACTTGCGTTTTCATATCTGCTTCTGTATACCACCAGTTAGATATGATGATTTGGATGGAACCTGAGGAAAAGCCCTGCCTCCCACAGGTTGCTGAGCAAGAGAGGAGCATGCTAAGTCTTCGGTAGATGAGCCTGGGTCCTTAGAGCCATCCAAACCCCACGGGTGGTagctgctttatttattttttttttttttaagttttatttactatatatgattacactgtagctgtgttcagacccaccagaagagggcatcggatcccattacatggttttaagccaccatgtggttgctgggaattgaactcaggacctctggaagatcagtcagtgctctaaccactgagccattcctccagccccaggTGGTAgcttcttttgttattttatttacttactgttttttggttggttggttggttggttgggtttgttgtggtgatggtggtggtggtggtggtggtgtgtgtgtgtgtgtgtgtgtgtgtgtgtgtgtgtgtgtgtgtgtgtgtgtgtctggctgtcctggaactcatgctgtagatcaggctagccttgaatttagagatcgtcttgcctgctgagtgctgggattaagggtatgAGTCACCAGTGCCCTAGGCGACAGCTTAATGTCAGTTGCAAGATGGAATCTGAAATTGTAACCATCAGCTTTTCATATTGTTGTATTAAGAGTTGTCAAGCTTGGCTGGCCTTGCCTCTGCAGTTATGGTTGTAGCATTACATACTGGTACTGAAGCCATTCCCAGAGACTGCAGCATGCTCTAAGCATATGCACATAGATCACATTTGATAGTGTTATTATCATTCTGATAAGAAGCCTGTTCCTGGACTTGGAAAGAGTACCAGGGGAAGGAAGTTTTCATTAACTGTTATGTTAGCCTTGAATTTGTCATGTGTACAACAAGTTggtggttatttttctttttttaatgacaggaTCAGATCTTAAGTCTTCAAGAAAATACAACAGCAGCCAGGTTTTTttcctactttttcaatatatttttaaaaaatatttattttatgtatgttagtacactgtagctgtcttcagacacaccagaagagggcatcagatcccattacagatggttgtgagccaccatgtggatgctgggacttgaactcaagacctgtggaagagcagtcagtgctcttaatcactgagccatctctccagcccttttctacTTTTTCAGTTAAAAAGTTATACTCCGAGCTAGACATGTTAGCTTACACCAGTCTCTGtatggaggctgaagcaggcaggTCATGAGTTCCTAGATACCCTGGGCTACATTGGGAAAccttgtctctaaataaatagcagaagaaaaaaaaataaaaaaataaaaaaaaagttgttctgTGGAGAACCTGGTGATCAGTTGAGCTCAAAACATAGTCACATGTGTTTCCCTTTGATAGTGGCCCTTGGCATGGGGAAGTACTGTGCGCCTATTTCCTGTGTGGAAAGGATGTGTGCTCAGGGGTAGAAGTTTGTTGAACTTAGTAATCCAAGACGGCAAGTGGAACTGCAGATCTTTTCGGTATGCGTGTGGGCCTGCGTGATTGACTGGCTGCCTAGATGCTAGGGCCTGGCACCTCAGTGAAGTCCCAACCCTGCCACCCACCCATGCTTTTGCACTGTTATGGCAGAATGCAAATAATGCCTTGTTCTTACTCAAGATGGGTGTGGCTGAGTCCTCTTTGAGGTCTCAGAACCGAGACTGTGGATTGTGCTCTGATAACAATGGGAAGAAGGTGTTAGCCCTCTGTGGACACATTTAGATTTGTTGATATAAACAGAATAATTTCCTCAGGTTGTCTGCCTCACTCCTTTAAAAGATAAGCTCTGGATACAAGAGATGTTTATCTCttctgttccttgctgttttcCTAGATCTTGTAGAGTACCTAGCACTGTTAGTATGGGAATAAATTGGCCTGGAGCAGCTTTCTGACCCCTGACGGTTCTAGTCCCCAGTGGGGTCTGTCTTCCCTCCCTGATGGCTTGCATGTTTCTTGGGTCCTCAGCCAGTGCTGCCCCACACCGCCGTGTGCCTTGTGTGTGGCgaggcagggaaggaggacacagtggaagaggaagaaggcaaGTTTAACCTCATGCTCATGGAGTGCTCCATCTGCAACGAGATCATCCACCCTGGATGCCTTAAGGTAGTATCCCCCAGaggctctgcacacacacacacacacacatacacacacacacacacacacacacacacacacacacccttcagtTCTAGGTCATTCTGTGTTGGGTGATGAGTCCTGGATGCCTTAAGGTAGTATCCCCCAGaggctctgcacacacacacacacacacacacacacacacacacacccttcagtTCTAGGTCATTCTGTGTTGGGTGATGAGTCCTGGATGCCTTAAGGTAGTATCCCCCAGaggctctgcacacacacacacacacacacacacacacacacacacacacacacacacccttcagtTCTAGGTCATTCTGTGTTGGGTGATGAGTCCAGGGCAGGAAGAGTTTGAAGTCATGTCCTGACTGAGTAAACTCAGTTCATTCTGAATACCCTGGACCCCAGAACCATGGCAGGTTCCAAGCATCTTAGTAGACAGAAAGCACCTGAGACCTGGCTTCTGGGAGAAAAGAGCCTGGGCCAGGGAGGGCGGGTCCTGAGCAATAGGTGGTTTTTCTCCTATGCATTTGCACCAAGAACCGGTTTCTGTGATATGCTAGGGCAGGAATGCCTTGTGGGTGACCTCTGTGCCTGCCTGGCTCAGGCAGCTGATTCCACCTGAGAAAGGAAGAACACATTCTGTGCTGGCACACGTCTCTGTCCCAGCGTTCATGTCTGTGGGCTGCAAGCGGTGAGGGCCTTGGTTCCCTCTGCACACTCACCTGAAGGGGTTGCTATGCCATCGTGGCGTTGGAAGCCAGCCTCTCCTGGTAATTATTGCTTCACCATTTCTCTTGAGCTCAGCTAAGGTAAATAACACAGCCACGTGGTGGGTCTTCCCTTTAGGCTAGGCACAAGGTGGACACAGCTTTGGGGAGGGTGTGAATGCTGAGGTATACCGGTCTTTGAAGGACCTTGTGTCCTGTGGACTCTCTGAGTACCCCTCCTTGCCCACTGAGTCCTGTCCTGTCCTTGCAGATTAAGGAATCAGAGGGTGTGGTCAACGATGAGCTTCCCAACTGCTGGGAGTGTCCGAAGTGTAACCATGCCGGCAAGACCGGGAAAGTGAGTGCGGACTCCAAGTCCCTGGTTGGGTCGGGTTGGCAGAAAGGGATGGGCCGGGCCTTGCCAGGACCAGCCTGTCCCCAGTTGTCAGTCAGGTGGGGTGCAGCGGGCTGGGCAAAGAGAAGCAAGTTCAAGGATATACAGTTGGATTGTTGTTCTCTCTTTTTGGCCTACAAGCAAAAGCGTGGCCCTGGCTTTAAGTATGCCTCCAACTTGCCTGGCTCCTTGCTCAAGGAGCAGAAGATGAACCGGGACAACAAGGAAGGGCAGGAGCCTGCCAAGCGGAGGAGTGAGTGTGAAGAGGCCCCCCGTCGCAGGTCAGACGAGCACCCCAAGAAGGTGCCTACAGATGGCATCCTCCGCCGAAAGTCTGACGATGTGCACCTGAGGAGGAAGCGGAAATACGAGAAGCCCCAAGAGCTGAGTGCACGCAAGCGAGTACGACCTGGGAAGGCCTGGGTAGCAAGCAGAAGGGTGGTGTGGCTGGTCTTAGgtatgggggtgtggggtggggaccAAGGAAAGTTAATGGGTACAACCCGGGAATCCTGGCCTCTTAAGAGCTGCCCTGAGCAGGTCACCCAAGTTCTGAAAGCCTGgtccaaaagaaagagaaaagccagCGAAGTCACTCCTCTTCCCACCCCCTTTAGGCCTCGACGCTTCAAACGTCCCCCGGTTCCTCCTCTCACCTCTCGCCGAGGCCCCCTCTAGGCAGCAGTCTCAGCCCTTGGTGGAGATCCAGTCTCACTTACTTCCAGCAGCAGGTGCTCCCACGCCCCGCCCTCCTGAGGCCCTGGGGACTCTGGAGTCAGGCTGCCCTCCGCCCCACTCCCCACACCCTTGTCCATCGCTGCTGGGCTGCAGCCCGCCTGAGAGGCTGAGGTGGAGAGGCCTCTGGTGGTTGGGGAGGCTGCAGCTGGGAAGGTCCTGGCAGCCCTGCTTTGCTATGGGCCTTGCCATTAGTAGCCACAAGGTGGCGCCTGGAGAAGCTCCTGGCTTAGGCTTGACTAGGGGTGTCTCCTGCCTGGTCTCCAGAGCTCTGGGCTCCCTCAGCCATGACACTGCTGTTAGTAGGCAACTATCCTCTCTGATCTATTTCAGGTGGGAGGTCAGCTGGGCGGGAACAATTGGCCATCTTCCATTATTTCTGTCATTCTCTGGGAGAGCATCAGGCTGTCAGATGTAAAGTCATGGCTTTATAGGAAGATGGCCTCCTAGCCCTTACTCAAGAGACTGGGCTTGTGGGGTGGGAGTGTAAGGGGGACCATTTTCTCCAGTCCAGGAGCAAGCTCTGTACCCTTTCTTCCTATGACAGCTAAAACCTGGCAAAGAAGATAAGCTTCTCAGGAAAAAGGtaccatcttccctccctccccttgtgTACCTGCAGCCTACTTTAGGCTGTCAGAGCTGGAGGCAACACAGCCACCTGGTGGCCCAACTACATCTCATTGTAGGGTTGGGAAGTCTGGGGTGGGTGCTGCCCCAGACTGGGTTAATCCCAGGCCACCCATCCTCACCCTTCTCACTCTCTCCGGCAGCGGCGGTCCTGGAAGAACGCTGAGGATCGGCTGTCACTGGCCAACAAGCCCCTTCGGCGCTTCAAGCAGGAGCCAGAGGACGACCTGCCTGAGGCACCTCCTAAGACCCGGGAGAGTGATCAGTCACGGTCCAGCTCGCCCACAGCTGGGCCCAGCACTGAGGGGGCCGAGGGcccagaagagaagaggaaggtgaAGATGCGCCGGAAACGGCGGCTTCCCAACAAGGAGTTGAGCAAAGAGCTAAGCAAGGAGCTCAACCACGAGATCCAAAAGACAGAGAGCACCTTAGCCCACGAGAACCACCAGCCTATCAAGTCAGAGCCCGAGAGTGAAAACGAGGAGCCAAAGAGGCCCTTAAGCCACTGCGAGCGCCCGCACCGCTTCAGCAAAGGGCTCAACGGCACTCCTCGGGAGCTGCGGCACTCACTGGGACCTGGGCTTCGCAGCCCACCTCGTGTCATCTCCCGGCCCCCGCCCTCTACATCCCCACCCAAGTGCATCCAGATGGAGCGTCACGTGATCCGGCCACCACCCATCAGCCCCCCACCTGACTCGCTGCCCCTGGATGATGGAGCAGCCCATGTCATGCATAGGGAGGTGTGGATGGCAGTCTTCAGCTACCTCAGCCACCAAgacctgtgtgtctgcatgcgGGTCTGCAGGACCTGGAACCGCTGGTAAGGAACGCCCTGTGCGGGAGGGCTAGGTTGTGGGTCAGCTCGGTCCGTGGAAGCGTGTAGTGCTTGAACTGCAGTGGAGGCACGTGTCTGCTTTCCAACACGGAAAACTAAGGGCCATGCAGAATCCCTTGTCTAGACTTGGCTGACGTTGGCTGAGAGTATGCCCATAGTGACTAATTCAGCCTGCCGTTTTCCTAGTTTCAGCTGAGTTTCTGACCTTCCGTCATTAACAGGAGGATCCAGTACCTACCTCCACAGGGGTTGTTAAGACGCATCCTATAGAAGGCGTAGTAAGGCCCAGGAGGCATTTCATGGAGAGTTCTAGCTGGAATTGTCTATATAAGCATGTGGCCGTCAGCAGAGGTGCCCATACTTGGGGTGGGTGCTAAGTACATTACAGAGggctggatcttttttttttttcccccctggggctggggaccgaacccaggaccttgcgcttcctaggcaagcgctctaccactgagctaaatcctcaaccccacagAGGGCTGGATCTTAAAGGCACATCCTCCTTGTAGACAGAGGTGGGGAAGTTACTGCAGCCAAGCAGGGGTCCCCACCCCCGGGGGACAGCTCTGATGATTCCCGTCTGGCTGACTCCCAGGTGCTGCGATAAGCGGTTGTGGACCCGCATCGACCTGAACCACTGCAAGTCCATCACTCCCCTGATGCTGAGCGGCATCATCCGGCGGCAGCCGGTCTCCCTGGATCTCAGCTGGACCAACATCTCCAAGAAGCAGCTGAGCTGGCTCATCAACCGGTTGCCTGGTAAGCGTTTGGTGAAGGGCCCCAAGTGTGTAGTGATGGTGGCCTGGATGGTGTCACCTGACTCCTGCCCTCTTCTCGTCTCTAGGGCTCCGAGACTTGGTGCTGTCAGGCTGCTCATGGATCGCTGTCTCAGCCCTCTGTAGCTCCAGTTGTCCACTGCTCCGGACCCTGGATGTCCAGTGGGTAGAAGGACTAAAGGATGCCCAGATGCGggatctcctgtctccacccacaGACAACAGGCCAGGTGAGTTGCTGGGCTGGGGCTGTACCCTAAGCGTCTGTCCCATGGACATGAGGTGACCAAAGTACCCTGTTCTATTTTGACCACAATCACCTACTGTCCTGCCCCAAGCTTCCTCTGGCCTCAGCCCTTTGCTGGAAGATACAGGGCAGAATGTCATTAGGGTGTGAGGGTGTGGTCCCAGGTCAGCTGCCTGGGTGCCTCCCGATCCCCCAGCCAAAGCTCAGATGAGGATGTGTATAAAGTGAGGTGACAGCAGACAAGGACAGTGGGCCATTCCTGCACCAGCCAAGGTTTTGGTTTTCCATGAAATTTAGGCTCTGTTTCTGAGATTTCTTGATGGTAAAGGCAAAGACCAGCTTGGACTTAGGACTGCTAGAATAAAGTGCAGTGAAAACAGCCAGGCCTGAAGACAAAGCTCCCAACCGGTTATGAATTCTCATTGCTCTGTAGAGGATCTAGAAGTACAGGTTCTGATGTGGAAGCTTCAAATGCCGAGATTCCGGCTGTGTCGTTGGGTACACTTCCTGATGTGGGTCTTCCCTATAGAGGCTGATGGGTCGCCTCTCTCCCATCTGTCCCAACAGGTCAAATGGACAATCGGAGCAAGCTCCGGAACATTGTGGAACTGCGCCTAGCTGGCCTGGACATCACAGATGTCTCCCTGCGGCTCATTATTCGCCATATGCCCCTGCTCTCCAAGCTCCACCTCAGTTACTGTAACCACGTCACTGATCAGTCCATCAACCTGCTCACTGCGGTCGGCACCACCACCCGGGACTCTCTGACAGAGATCAACCTATCGGGTGAGCTGGGCCCCAGACCTGTGGGACTCTGGGCTCTGGACAGCTATGGAGAACTACTGTCTGGTCACAGTGCTTTAACATACAAGTGATTGAGCCCACCAGCTCTAGAGAGGAAGTCGCTGTGAGAATTAGGATACTTCCTATCAAAAGCCTATCATTGAAGGCATATTACGGTGGTTCCTGATCCAAACTATAGCCTAGGACATTTCCTGGGTGATAAGAGACAAGATCATGCCTGCAGCCAGTGTGTGGGCAATAGCCGAGGATGGGCTGGGAGGCAGGGTCCACTGAACACAGTTGACCGTATTTCTGCCTCTGTTGCCCTTACAATCTTCTGTTAAGGAGCCTGTTGTTAGAAATGAAATCCCTATAGAGAGGTCTACTGTTGGTCTATCACATCTCCCAGAATCCTTGTTCTTTCCATTGTTCTTTGTCTGGAGCCGACTCTGAGAGGATTTGGAAGGAGCTTGGTTTTGCATATAGCAAGGTAGACAGTGTCAAGGTCACACTTCCTCAATCAAGTTAACAGTGTTTTCTGATAGCCTAAGACAGTTTGGATTAGAATTGTTATttatgtggggggtgggggggaatcaCAAGTATAAATACAAGGGAGAAAGTTGTCCTTTCTCAAGAAATTATGGGATATCCTCACCTCACTAAAATTGCGTTTGACACAACTGCACTCCATTCCGCTGATAGGACTCAGGTTATTTCATTGATTACTGTCTTTACAGCTGAATCCATGCCACCCAGTAGGCAGGGAGGAGGTTAGACAGCTTGGCATCGTTCTGTGCTTAGTGTGCTTAGAAGCTATTCCTCCTCGTTGTAAAGGTTTCGTAGCAGGAACTTGTAACTAACAGAGGCAAAGAGCTATACTGAAGTGAAATCTCATCACCATATGTGATATGCAGCACAGTCTCAGGGACCCAGCTGAGACCTGAAGAGTGCCAGAGCTGCTAGCGTCTGGCTCTCAGCTCCTAATTACAGTGAATCTTCTCCCATGGTCTAGTTGTTATGGATGTGCAGTGCCGTTGAGGAAATGTGTGGGAGTGTGTACAAAtcatctgtattttatttctccatcaCAACGTAGTGAGATCATCTCTTCATCTCAGGACTCAGATACCTACCTACATTCATTTTCTAAAACGCCAGTGGCTTCATAGCCAAAAATACCCAGGAGAGGGGAGACAACAGTATCTAAATTTCAGCCCTCTTCTTCGATGCAAGGTCAAGGCCTTCTTGGGTCCCACAAGAACCTATCTCAGAAAGTCAGAAGTCACAGTGTGTGTTCACGTACGCTCTCCTTGTTTTGTTCTTGCCTCCCATTAGTACAGCTGAGTTATTGATAGAGTGCCACATGATGACCACGCTCG from Rattus norvegicus strain BN/NHsdMcwi chromosome 12, GRCr8, whole genome shotgun sequence includes the following:
- the Kdm2b gene encoding lysine-specific demethylase 2B isoform X2, encoding MRQLLRAIDRQRYDENEDLSDVEEIVSVRGFSLEEKLRSQLYQGDFVHAMEGKDFNYEYVQREALRVPLVFRDKDGLGIKMPDPDFTVRDVKLLVGSRRLVDVMDVNTQKGTEMSMSQFVRYYETPEAQRDKLYNVISLEFSHTKLEHLVKRPTVVDLVDWVDNMWPQHLKEKQTEATNALAEMKYPKVKKYCLMSVKGCFTDFHIDFGGTSVWYHVFRGGKIFWLIPPTLHNLALYEEWVLSGKQSDIFLGDRVERCQRIELKQGYTFFIPSGWIHAVYTPVDSLVFGGNILHSFNVPMQLRIYEIEDRTRVQPKFRYPFYYEMCWYVLERYVYCVTQRSYLTQEYQRELMLIDAPRKNSVDGFSSDSWLEMEEESREQQLQEEEDKEEEGDGADKTPKPPTEGPTSPTSTQSEDQDSTGKKPKAPAMRFLKRTLSNESEESVKSTAMPVDYPKTPTGSPATEVSTKWTHLTEFELKGLKALVEKLESLPENKKCVPEGIEDPQALLEGVKNVLKEHVDDDPNLAITGVPVVSWPKKTPKNRVVGRPKGKLGPASAVKLAANRTTAGARRRRTRCRKCEACLRTECGECHFCKDMKKFGGPGRMKQSCIMRQCIAPVLPHTAVCLVCGEAGKEDTVEEEEGKFNLMLMECSICNEIIHPGCLKIKESEGVVNDELPNCWECPKCNHAGKTGKAYKQKRGPGFKYASNLPGSLLKEQKMNRDNKEGQEPAKRRSECEEAPRRRSDEHPKKVPTDGILRRKSDDVHLRRKRKYEKPQELSARKRASTLQTSPGSSSHLSPRPPLGSSLSPWWRSSLTYFQQQLKPGKEDKLLRKKRRSWKNAEDRLSLANKPLRRFKQEPEDDLPEAPPKTRESDQSRSSSPTAGPSTEGAEGPEEKRKVKMRRKRRLPNKELSKELSKELNHEIQKTESTLAHENHQPIKSEPESENEEPKRPLSHCERPHRFSKGLNGTPRELRHSLGPGLRSPPRVISRPPPSTSPPKCIQMERHVIRPPPISPPPDSLPLDDGAAHVMHREVWMAVFSYLSHQDLCVCMRVCRTWNRWCCDKRLWTRIDLNHCKSITPLMLSGIIRRQPVSLDLSWTNISKKQLSWLINRLPGLRDLVLSGCSWIAVSALCSSSCPLLRTLDVQWVEGLKDAQMRDLLSPPTDNRPGQMDNRSKLRNIVELRLAGLDITDVSLRLIIRHMPLLSKLHLSYCNHVTDQSINLLTAVGTTTRDSLTEINLSDCNKVTDQCLSFFKRCGNICHIDLRYCKQVTKEGCEQFIAEMSVSVQFGQVEEKLLQKLS
- the Kdm2b gene encoding lysine-specific demethylase 2B isoform X4, which gives rise to MEAEKDSGRRLRAIDRQRYDENEDLSDVEEIVSVRGFSLEEKLRSQLYQGDFVHAMEGKDFNYEYVQREALRVPLVFRDKDGLGIKMPDPDFTVRDVKLLVGSRRLVDVMDVNTQKGTEMSMSQFVRYYETPEAQRDKLYNVISLEFSHTKLEHLVKRPTVVDLVDWVDNMWPQHLKEKQTEATNALAEMKYPKVKKYCLMSVKGCFTDFHIDFGGTSVWYHVFRGGKIFWLIPPTLHNLALYEEWVLSGKQSDIFLGDRVERCQRIELKQGYTFFIPSGWIHAVYTPVDSLVFGGNILHSFNVPMQLRIYEIEDRTRVQPKFRYPFYYEMCWYVLERYVYCVTQRSYLTQEYQRELMLIDAPRKNSVDGFSSDSWLEMEEESREQQLQEEEDKEEEGDGADKTPKPPTEGPTSPTSTQSEDQDSTGKKPKAPAMRFLKRTLSNESEESVKSTAMPVDYPKTPTGSPATEVSTKWTHLTEFELKGLKALVEKLESLPENKKCVPEGIEDPQALLEGVKNVLKEHVDDDPNLAITGVPVVSWPKKTPKNRVVGRPKGKLGPASAVKLAANRTTAGARRRRTRCRKCEACLRTECGECHFCKDMKKFGGPGRMKQSCIMRQCIAPVLPHTAVCLVCGEAGKEDTVEEEEGKFNLMLMECSICNEIIHPGCLKIKESEGVVNDELPNCWECPKCNHAGKTGKAYKQKRGPGFKYASNLPGSLLKEQKMNRDNKEGQEPAKRRSECEEAPRRRSDEHPKKVPTDGILRRKSDDVHLRRKRKYEKPQELSARKRLKPGKEDKLLRKKRRSWKNAEDRLSLANKPLRRFKQEPEDDLPEAPPKTRESDQSRSSSPTAGPSTEGAEGPEEKRKVKMRRKRRLPNKELSKELSKELNHEIQKTESTLAHENHQPIKSEPESENEEPKRPLSHCERPHRFSKGLNGTPRELRHSLGPGLRSPPRVISRPPPSTSPPKCIQMERHVIRPPPISPPPDSLPLDDGAAHVMHREVWMAVFSYLSHQDLCVCMRVCRTWNRWCCDKRLWTRIDLNHCKSITPLMLSGIIRRQPVSLDLSWTNISKKQLSWLINRLPGLRDLVLSGCSWIAVSALCSSSCPLLRTLDVQWVEGLKDAQMRDLLSPPTDNRPGQMDNRSKLRNIVELRLAGLDITDVSLRLIIRHMPLLSKLHLSYCNHVTDQSINLLTAVGTTTRDSLTEINLSDCNKVTDQCLSFFKRCGNICHIDLRYCKQVTKEGCEQFIAEMSVSVQFGQVEEKLLQKLS